A genomic window from Ascaphus truei isolate aAscTru1 chromosome 1, aAscTru1.hap1, whole genome shotgun sequence includes:
- the MAB21L2 gene encoding protein mab-21-like 2 yields MIAAQAKLVYQLNKYYTERCQARKAAIAKTIREVCKVVSDVLKEVEVQEPRFISSLTEIDARYEGLEVVCPTEFEVVLYLNQMGVFNFVDDGSLPGCAVLKLSDGRKRSMSLWVEFITASGYLSARKIRSRFQTLVAQAVDKCSYRDVVKMIADTSEVRLRIRERYVVQITPAFKCTGIWPRSAAQWPLPHIPWPGPNRVAEVKAEGFNLLSKECYSLTGKQSSAESDAWVLQFAEAENRLLMGGCRNKCLSVLKTLRDRHLELPGQPLNNYHMKTLLLYECEKHPRETDWDEACLGDRLNGILLQLISCLQCRRCPHYFLPNLDLFQGKPHSALESAAKQTWRLAREILTNPKSLDKL; encoded by the coding sequence ATGATCGCCGCCCAGGCCAAGCTGGTGTACCAGCTGAACAAGTACTACACGGAGCGGTGCCAGGCCAGGAAGGCGGCCATCGCCAAGACCATCCGAGAGGTCTGCAAAGTGGTGTCCGACGTACtcaaggaggtggaggtgcaggAGCCCCGCTTCATCAGCTCGCTCACCGAGATAGACGCCCGCTACGAGGGGCTGGAGGTCGTGTGCCCCACCGAGTTTGAGGTGGTCCTCTACCTCAACCAGATGGGGGTCTTCAACTTCGTGGATGACGGCTCCCTGCCGGGCTGCGCCGTGCTGAAGCTGAGCGACGGCCGGAAGCGCAGCATGTCCCTGTGGGTGGAGTTCATCACCGCCTCCGGGTACCTGTCCGCCCGGAAGATCCGCTCCCGCTTCCAGACGCTGGTGGCCCAGGCCGTGGACAAATGCAGCTACCGGGACGTGGTGAAGATGATCGCCGACACCAGCGAGGTCCGGCTGCGGATCCGGGAGCGCTACGTGGTGCAGATCACGCCGGCCTTCAAGTGCACCGGCATCTGGCCCCGCAGCGCGGCGCAGTGGCCCCTGCCCCACATCCCCTGGCCGGGGCCCAACCGGGTCGCCGAGGTGAAGGCCGAGGGCTTCAACCTGCTGTCCAAGGAATGCTACTCCCTGACGGGCAAGCAGAGCTCGGCGGAGAGCGACGCCTGGGTGCTGCAGTTCGCCGAGGCGGAGAACCGCCTGCTGATGGGCGGCTGCAGGAACAAATGCCTGTCCGTGCTCAAGACCCTGCGGGACCGGCACCTGGAGCTGCCGGGCCAGCCGCTCAACAACTACCACATGAAGACCCTGCTGCTGTACGAGTGCGAGAAGCACCCGCGGGAGACGGACTGGGACGAGGCGTGCCTGGGGGACCGGCTGAACGGCATCCTGCTGCAGCTcatctcctgcctgcagtgccgCCGCTGCCCGCACTACTTCCTGCCCAACCTCGACCTCTTCCAGGGCAAGCCCCACTCCGCGCTGGAGAGCGCCGCCAAGCAGACCTGGAGGCTGGCCCGGGAGATCCTCACCAACCCCAAGAGCCTGGACAAGCTATGA